In a genomic window of Pirellulales bacterium:
- a CDS encoding DinB family protein, which translates to MDRTWIDHYIAGADELKQAIRGLSLTERNAFPVPGTWSIQQIVMHMMDSDLIAADRMKRVIAEDHPTLIGYNETRFAQRLLYDELDAETACEIFAMNRRMMGEILKRQPDAAFQRTGHHNETGEITLEYLVKTYAGHLDHHMKFVKHKRELLGKPLA; encoded by the coding sequence ATGGACCGGACGTGGATCGACCATTACATCGCGGGCGCGGACGAGCTCAAGCAAGCGATCCGCGGCCTGTCGCTGACAGAGCGCAACGCCTTTCCCGTGCCTGGCACGTGGAGCATTCAGCAGATCGTGATGCACATGATGGATAGCGACCTGATCGCCGCCGATCGAATGAAACGCGTGATCGCCGAGGACCACCCGACGTTGATCGGCTACAACGAAACTCGCTTTGCCCAGCGGCTGCTGTACGACGAACTCGATGCCGAAACGGCCTGCGAGATTTTTGCCATGAACCGGCGGATGATGGGCGAGATTCTCAAGCGGCAGCCCGACGCGGCGTTCCAACGCACTGGACACCACAACGAGACGGGCGAGATCACGCTCGAATACCTCGTAAAAACGTACGCCGGGCATCTGGACCATCACATGAAGTTCGTCAAGCACAAGCGCGAGC